The genomic window GATGCAAACGACCGCGCCCACGCTGAGCACGGCATACTTGGCCGCCGTGCCCGTGTATCCGAGAGCGACAAAGAGAGCCGCCGTGCCCAGAAGCGTGGCAATCGTCATTCCGCTTACAGGAAGAGAACTTCCCCCGACAAGTCCCACCACACGGCTGGAGACGGTGACAAAAATAAAAGCGAAGACGACCATCGAGATCGCGCCAGCCAGGTTCACCGGCATAATGGAATCGGGCAGAAACCAGAGAGCCAGAATGATCACGGCAGCGGCAATGCCCACGCCCTTGAGCGGCAGGTCACGCTGTGTACGGGGAACTTCCTCGCCCTCGCTTGCTGAACCGAAACCCTTGAGCCCGGCTCCAAAGCTCCGGACAATGGTCGGCAGGCCGCGAACCAGGGAAATGATACCGCCAAAAGCCACCGCGCCCGCGCCGATGAGCTTTACATAGTTTCCGCGAATCTCTTCGGGGCCCATGAAGGGCATCCCTCCCAGTTCGCGGAACCAGGAGATCACGGGAACGAGAACCAGCACCCCGAGAACCGCGCCACCCAGCATCAGCCCCGCAATGCGCGGGCCCACGATGTAGCCGACACCCAGCAGTTCCGGCCCCACTTCGCTCCCAATGTGATAGCGCTCGCGGATGTTGTGCGAAGGATCCTGTTTCCAGAAGCCAAAGAGTTTGTCGTGCATGAGGATCTGGTAGAACATGCCCAGACCCAGACCCTGAAAGAGCAGGGCCGCCTTGCTCGATCCCTTCTGGTTGGAAACCAGCACTTCAGCGCAGGCCGTGCCTTCGGGATAGGGCAGGTGCCCGTGTTCTTTTACGATGAGGTAGCGCCGAAGCGGAATCATGAAGAGAACCCCGAGCAGGCCCCCGAAGAGAGCCAGAATGAAGATCTTCAGGCGACCGGGATCGGCGGAGGGATCGGTCTGCATCCAGAGGAAGAAGGCGGGAATGGTAAAGATCACACCGGCCGCCACGGATTCACCGGCAGAGCC from Candidatus Krumholzibacteriia bacterium includes these protein-coding regions:
- a CDS encoding oligopeptide transporter, OPT family, whose translation is MSQEKTPSSLSPLAYEPGAGERYEPVIPASQSPTELTLRAVIIGILLGALFGAANAYLGLKVGLTVSASIPAAVIAAFFFRVAKGSTLLESNMVQTVGSAGESVAAGVIFTIPAFFLWMQTDPSADPGRLKIFILALFGGLLGVLFMIPLRRYLIVKEHGHLPYPEGTACAEVLVSNQKGSSKAALLFQGLGLGMFYQILMHDKLFGFWKQDPSHNIRERYHIGSEVGPELLGVGYIVGPRIAGLMLGGAVLGVLVLVPVISWFRELGGMPFMGPEEIRGNYVKLIGAGAVAFGGIISLVRGLPTIVRSFGAGLKGFGSASEGEEVPRTQRDLPLKGVGIAAAVIILALWFLPDSIMPVNLAGAISMVVFAFIFVTVSSRVVGLVGGSSLPVSGMTIATLLGTAALFVALGYTGTAAKYAVLSVGAVVCIAASIAGDTSQDLKTGFLLGATPRHQQIGEFVGVITSALVMALVIYLFRADIVSGALKAPQANLMRTIIDSVISRDVPWDLLIAGGFAAVVVELLGMNSLAFAVGLYLPIELSVPVFLGGSIRWWTERKFEGDDRNVRRERGVLYSSGLIAGAAMVGLLAMILVAIATRLRFLDVALQWMQNLTEGMGHAWPFLPFAVLVFFLWQFSHGRIRKEA